Proteins co-encoded in one Quercus robur chromosome 8, dhQueRobu3.1, whole genome shotgun sequence genomic window:
- the LOC126695621 gene encoding MLO-like protein 12 isoform X2 — MDRGKGSLEETPTWAVSTICLSFFLLSFMIDAGLHYLTEFLRKRSRKALYSALVKIKTGPISKICITQAVANSFHPCKDPVKLLEPVFSSETQISGSNSSAILSNEIMDDNYCESKGMVSLVSREGTMHLNVFISFLAVFHVLYCILTMCLGMAKMSKWKAWEEETWTLHHQIANDARRFRLTRQTSFGRRHLKFWSNHPLLLWLACFARQFSGSVSKTDYLTLRNGFIRANVAAGSNFNFHKLLTRAFDDDFEQIVGIRFYIWIFSILFIFFSANEFYNYCWLPFIPLVIVLVVGTKLEVTLTKMSMESCKENPVTQGTFLVKPSDDYFWFGQPNWLLHLLQLNLIQNSFQLAFFIWTWYEYGLRSCFNEKTEDFTIRITMGIAVQLICGYVTLPLYALVTQMGSSMKTAVFTERVVRGLKNWQKNARRSLSKNRSTSSIHSLNSLPPDIADTSITGIQRKNLPDYEHRPPLEVMSPSSSAPEITEQEVHSSNTPNPAITILSTTEITKEEANPVIITRGTYNGEISFGSSWKEPESSRGTGEITSITEEDDILSVFDHQHIDNDI; from the exons ATGGACAGAGGGAAAGGTTCTCTTGAAGAAACACCAACATGGGCTGTCTCAACTATTTGCTTGTCCTTCTTTCTGCTATCTTTTATGATTGATGCTGGTCTCCACTATCTAACTGAG TTTCTCAGGAAAAGGAGCAGAAAAGCCCTATATAGTGCTTTGGTCAAGATCAAAACAG GACCCATATCAAAAATTTGCATCACTCAAGCTGTGGCAAATTCTTTTCATCCATGCAAAGATCCTGTCAAGTTATTAGAACCAGTTTTCTCATCAGAGACACAAATTTCAGGATCAAATTCCAGTGCAATACTTTCTAATGAAATCATGGATGATAATTACTGTGAATCAAAG GGAATGGTTTCTCTAGTGTCAAGGGAAGGAACCATGCATCTAAATGTCTTCATCTCTTTCTTAGCAGTGTTTCATGTTTTGTACTGCATATTAACTATGTGTCTTGGGATGGCCAAG ATGAGTAAATGGAAAGCATGGGAGGAAGAGACTTGGACACTTCATCATCAGATTGCTAATG ATGCAAGGAGATTTCGGCTTACCCGCCAAACATCTTTTGGGAGACGTCATCTGAAGTTCTGGAGTAATCACCCCCTCTTACTTTGGCTG GCTTGCTTCGCTCGACAATTCAGTGGTTCAGTCTCAAAAACTGATTACTTAACCCTTCGCAATGGGTTCATTAGG GCCAATGTGGCTGCAGGCAGCAATTTCAACTTCCACAAACTTCTTACCAGGGcttttgatgatgattttgagCAGATTGTTGGAATCAG GTTCTACATCTGGATCTTTTCCATACTATTCATATTTTTCAGCGCAAATG aattttatAATTACTGTTGGCTACCCTTTATTCCCCTGGTG ATTGTTCTGGTTGTGGGGACAAAGCTGGAAGTCACATTAACCAAAATGAGTATGGAGAGTTGCAAGGAAAACCCTGTGACTCAAGGAACTTTTCTTGTGAAGCCTAGTGATGATTATTTCTGGTTTGGTCAACCCAATTGGCTTCTCCATCTCCTCCAGCTCAACCTGATCCAG AACTCCTTTCAGTTGGCATTTTTCATCTGGACATGG TACGAGTATGGCCTAAGGTCTTGCTTCAATGAAAAAACGGAGGACTTCACCATAAGAATTACCATGGGCATAGCTGTGCAGCTCATTTGTGGTTATGTCACCCTGCCTCTTTATGCACTTGTCACCCAG ATGGGCTCTAGCATGAAGACCGCAGTGTTTACCGAGCGCGTAGTTAGAGGTCTCAAAAATTGGCAGAAGAATGCCAGACGCAGCCTTTCCAAAAATCGATCCACTTCAAGTATacactcattaaattcattgCCTCCTGACATTGCTGACACTTCAATAACAGGAatacaaaggaaaaatctcccAGACTATGAACACCGTCCTCCATTAGAAGTCATGAGCCCTTCTTCCTCAGCCCCAGAAATCACAGAACAGGAAGTGCATTCCTCCAATACTCCTAACCCAGCTATAACAATCCTTTCAACTACAGAAATCACCAAAGAGGAAGCAAATCCAGTGATCATAACCAGAGGAACCTACAATGGTGAGATCTCCTTTGGGAGCAGCTGGAAAGAACCAGAAAGTAGTAGGGGCACGGGAGAAATCACTTCAATCACCGAAGAAGATGACATTTTATCTGTCTTCGATCACCAGCACATTGATAATGATATATAA
- the LOC126695621 gene encoding MLO-like protein 12 isoform X3 gives MDRGKGSLEETPTWAVSTICLSFFLLSFMIDAGLHYLTEFLRKRSRKALYSALVKIKTEMMNFGFISLLLEIMEGPISKICITQAVANSFHPCKDPVKLLEPVFSSETQISGSNSSAILSNEIMDDNYCESKGMVSLVSREGTMHLNVFISFLAVFHVLYCILTMCLGMAKMSKWKAWEEETWTLHHQIANDARRFRLTRQTSFGRRHLKFWSNHPLLLWLANVAAGSNFNFHKLLTRAFDDDFEQIVGIRFYIWIFSILFIFFSANEFYNYCWLPFIPLVIVLVVGTKLEVTLTKMSMESCKENPVTQGTFLVKPSDDYFWFGQPNWLLHLLQLNLIQNSFQLAFFIWTWYEYGLRSCFNEKTEDFTIRITMGIAVQLICGYVTLPLYALVTQMGSSMKTAVFTERVVRGLKNWQKNARRSLSKNRSTSSIHSLNSLPPDIADTSITGIQRKNLPDYEHRPPLEVMSPSSSAPEITEQEVHSSNTPNPAITILSTTEITKEEANPVIITRGTYNGEISFGSSWKEPESSRGTGEITSITEEDDILSVFDHQHIDNDI, from the exons ATGGACAGAGGGAAAGGTTCTCTTGAAGAAACACCAACATGGGCTGTCTCAACTATTTGCTTGTCCTTCTTTCTGCTATCTTTTATGATTGATGCTGGTCTCCACTATCTAACTGAG TTTCTCAGGAAAAGGAGCAGAAAAGCCCTATATAGTGCTTTGGTCAAGATCAAAACAG AAATGATGAATTTCGGATTCATATCATTGCTTCTTGAAATAATGGAAGGACCCATATCAAAAATTTGCATCACTCAAGCTGTGGCAAATTCTTTTCATCCATGCAAAGATCCTGTCAAGTTATTAGAACCAGTTTTCTCATCAGAGACACAAATTTCAGGATCAAATTCCAGTGCAATACTTTCTAATGAAATCATGGATGATAATTACTGTGAATCAAAG GGAATGGTTTCTCTAGTGTCAAGGGAAGGAACCATGCATCTAAATGTCTTCATCTCTTTCTTAGCAGTGTTTCATGTTTTGTACTGCATATTAACTATGTGTCTTGGGATGGCCAAG ATGAGTAAATGGAAAGCATGGGAGGAAGAGACTTGGACACTTCATCATCAGATTGCTAATG ATGCAAGGAGATTTCGGCTTACCCGCCAAACATCTTTTGGGAGACGTCATCTGAAGTTCTGGAGTAATCACCCCCTCTTACTTTGGCTG GCCAATGTGGCTGCAGGCAGCAATTTCAACTTCCACAAACTTCTTACCAGGGcttttgatgatgattttgagCAGATTGTTGGAATCAG GTTCTACATCTGGATCTTTTCCATACTATTCATATTTTTCAGCGCAAATG aattttatAATTACTGTTGGCTACCCTTTATTCCCCTGGTG ATTGTTCTGGTTGTGGGGACAAAGCTGGAAGTCACATTAACCAAAATGAGTATGGAGAGTTGCAAGGAAAACCCTGTGACTCAAGGAACTTTTCTTGTGAAGCCTAGTGATGATTATTTCTGGTTTGGTCAACCCAATTGGCTTCTCCATCTCCTCCAGCTCAACCTGATCCAG AACTCCTTTCAGTTGGCATTTTTCATCTGGACATGG TACGAGTATGGCCTAAGGTCTTGCTTCAATGAAAAAACGGAGGACTTCACCATAAGAATTACCATGGGCATAGCTGTGCAGCTCATTTGTGGTTATGTCACCCTGCCTCTTTATGCACTTGTCACCCAG ATGGGCTCTAGCATGAAGACCGCAGTGTTTACCGAGCGCGTAGTTAGAGGTCTCAAAAATTGGCAGAAGAATGCCAGACGCAGCCTTTCCAAAAATCGATCCACTTCAAGTATacactcattaaattcattgCCTCCTGACATTGCTGACACTTCAATAACAGGAatacaaaggaaaaatctcccAGACTATGAACACCGTCCTCCATTAGAAGTCATGAGCCCTTCTTCCTCAGCCCCAGAAATCACAGAACAGGAAGTGCATTCCTCCAATACTCCTAACCCAGCTATAACAATCCTTTCAACTACAGAAATCACCAAAGAGGAAGCAAATCCAGTGATCATAACCAGAGGAACCTACAATGGTGAGATCTCCTTTGGGAGCAGCTGGAAAGAACCAGAAAGTAGTAGGGGCACGGGAGAAATCACTTCAATCACCGAAGAAGATGACATTTTATCTGTCTTCGATCACCAGCACATTGATAATGATATATAA
- the LOC126695621 gene encoding MLO-like protein 6 isoform X4, translated as MDRGKGSLEETPTWAVSTICLSFFLLSFMIDAGLHYLTEFLRKRSRKALYSALVKIKTGSNSSAILSNEIMDDNYCESKGMVSLVSREGTMHLNVFISFLAVFHVLYCILTMCLGMAKMSKWKAWEEETWTLHHQIANDARRFRLTRQTSFGRRHLKFWSNHPLLLWLACFARQFSGSVSKTDYLTLRNGFIRANVAAGSNFNFHKLLTRAFDDDFEQIVGIRFYIWIFSILFIFFSANEFYNYCWLPFIPLVIVLVVGTKLEVTLTKMSMESCKENPVTQGTFLVKPSDDYFWFGQPNWLLHLLQLNLIQNSFQLAFFIWTWYEYGLRSCFNEKTEDFTIRITMGIAVQLICGYVTLPLYALVTQMGSSMKTAVFTERVVRGLKNWQKNARRSLSKNRSTSSIHSLNSLPPDIADTSITGIQRKNLPDYEHRPPLEVMSPSSSAPEITEQEVHSSNTPNPAITILSTTEITKEEANPVIITRGTYNGEISFGSSWKEPESSRGTGEITSITEEDDILSVFDHQHIDNDI; from the exons ATGGACAGAGGGAAAGGTTCTCTTGAAGAAACACCAACATGGGCTGTCTCAACTATTTGCTTGTCCTTCTTTCTGCTATCTTTTATGATTGATGCTGGTCTCCACTATCTAACTGAG TTTCTCAGGAAAAGGAGCAGAAAAGCCCTATATAGTGCTTTGGTCAAGATCAAAACAG GATCAAATTCCAGTGCAATACTTTCTAATGAAATCATGGATGATAATTACTGTGAATCAAAG GGAATGGTTTCTCTAGTGTCAAGGGAAGGAACCATGCATCTAAATGTCTTCATCTCTTTCTTAGCAGTGTTTCATGTTTTGTACTGCATATTAACTATGTGTCTTGGGATGGCCAAG ATGAGTAAATGGAAAGCATGGGAGGAAGAGACTTGGACACTTCATCATCAGATTGCTAATG ATGCAAGGAGATTTCGGCTTACCCGCCAAACATCTTTTGGGAGACGTCATCTGAAGTTCTGGAGTAATCACCCCCTCTTACTTTGGCTG GCTTGCTTCGCTCGACAATTCAGTGGTTCAGTCTCAAAAACTGATTACTTAACCCTTCGCAATGGGTTCATTAGG GCCAATGTGGCTGCAGGCAGCAATTTCAACTTCCACAAACTTCTTACCAGGGcttttgatgatgattttgagCAGATTGTTGGAATCAG GTTCTACATCTGGATCTTTTCCATACTATTCATATTTTTCAGCGCAAATG aattttatAATTACTGTTGGCTACCCTTTATTCCCCTGGTG ATTGTTCTGGTTGTGGGGACAAAGCTGGAAGTCACATTAACCAAAATGAGTATGGAGAGTTGCAAGGAAAACCCTGTGACTCAAGGAACTTTTCTTGTGAAGCCTAGTGATGATTATTTCTGGTTTGGTCAACCCAATTGGCTTCTCCATCTCCTCCAGCTCAACCTGATCCAG AACTCCTTTCAGTTGGCATTTTTCATCTGGACATGG TACGAGTATGGCCTAAGGTCTTGCTTCAATGAAAAAACGGAGGACTTCACCATAAGAATTACCATGGGCATAGCTGTGCAGCTCATTTGTGGTTATGTCACCCTGCCTCTTTATGCACTTGTCACCCAG ATGGGCTCTAGCATGAAGACCGCAGTGTTTACCGAGCGCGTAGTTAGAGGTCTCAAAAATTGGCAGAAGAATGCCAGACGCAGCCTTTCCAAAAATCGATCCACTTCAAGTATacactcattaaattcattgCCTCCTGACATTGCTGACACTTCAATAACAGGAatacaaaggaaaaatctcccAGACTATGAACACCGTCCTCCATTAGAAGTCATGAGCCCTTCTTCCTCAGCCCCAGAAATCACAGAACAGGAAGTGCATTCCTCCAATACTCCTAACCCAGCTATAACAATCCTTTCAACTACAGAAATCACCAAAGAGGAAGCAAATCCAGTGATCATAACCAGAGGAACCTACAATGGTGAGATCTCCTTTGGGAGCAGCTGGAAAGAACCAGAAAGTAGTAGGGGCACGGGAGAAATCACTTCAATCACCGAAGAAGATGACATTTTATCTGTCTTCGATCACCAGCACATTGATAATGATATATAA
- the LOC126695620 gene encoding fasciclin-like arabinogalactan protein 13 encodes MASTPLSLILITLNIQLLLLLSLQTQAQTSAPAPSPSGPLNLTAILEKNGQYSTLIRLLQETQTDTQIANQLNNSAQGLSVFAPTDNAFNNLPSGALNGLTNQNKVLLIQYHITPKYYSLTNLLTVSNPVPTQASGANGNWGLNFTGQGNQVNVSTGIDSTQINNALRQQPPLAVYQVDKVLLPEELFGANSPASSPTQAKAPSSSSNNSTNTSAPSPGTSAGGRNVLGLGLTLGLGLACMGAFS; translated from the coding sequence ATGGCTTCGACACCTCTATCTCTCATTCTCATTACCCTCAATATCCAacttctcctcctcctctcaCTTCAAACTCAAGCCCAAACCTCAGCCCCAGCACCATCTCCGTCAGGCCCTCTCAACCTCACAGCAATCCTCGAAAAAAACGGCCAATACAGTACCTTAATTCGCCTCCTCCAGGAGACCCAAACAGACACCCAAATCGCGAACCAGCTCAACAACTCTGCTCAAGGCCTGTCTGTCTTTGCACCCACTGACAATGCCTTCAACAACCTCCCATCTGGTGCCTTAAATGGCCTCACAAACCAGAACAAAGTCTTACTTATTCAATACCATATAACACCTAAATACTACAGCCTAACTAATCTCCTAACGGTTAGCAATCCAGTTCCTACCCAAGCCTCAGGCGCAAATGGCAATTGGGGGCTTAACTTTACAGGCCAAGGCAACCAAGTGAATGTATCAACAGGGATCGATTCGACACAAATCAACAATGCACTAAGGCAACAACCTCCATTGGCGGTTTACCAAGTGGACAAGGTATTGTTGCCTGAGGAATTGTTTGGCGCTAATTCTCCAGCTTCATCTCCAACACAGGCGAAAGCCCCATCAAGCAGCTCGAATAATTCAACAAACACCTCAGCACCTTCCCCTGGTACAAGTGCAGGAGGGAGAAACGTGTTAGGTTTGGGTTTGACTCTTGGGCTAGGGTTGGCTTGCATGGGGGCTTTCTCTTGA
- the LOC126695621 gene encoding MLO-like protein 12 isoform X1 — protein sequence MDRGKGSLEETPTWAVSTICLSFFLLSFMIDAGLHYLTEFLRKRSRKALYSALVKIKTEMMNFGFISLLLEIMEGPISKICITQAVANSFHPCKDPVKLLEPVFSSETQISGSNSSAILSNEIMDDNYCESKGMVSLVSREGTMHLNVFISFLAVFHVLYCILTMCLGMAKMSKWKAWEEETWTLHHQIANDARRFRLTRQTSFGRRHLKFWSNHPLLLWLACFARQFSGSVSKTDYLTLRNGFIRANVAAGSNFNFHKLLTRAFDDDFEQIVGIRFYIWIFSILFIFFSANEFYNYCWLPFIPLVIVLVVGTKLEVTLTKMSMESCKENPVTQGTFLVKPSDDYFWFGQPNWLLHLLQLNLIQNSFQLAFFIWTWYEYGLRSCFNEKTEDFTIRITMGIAVQLICGYVTLPLYALVTQMGSSMKTAVFTERVVRGLKNWQKNARRSLSKNRSTSSIHSLNSLPPDIADTSITGIQRKNLPDYEHRPPLEVMSPSSSAPEITEQEVHSSNTPNPAITILSTTEITKEEANPVIITRGTYNGEISFGSSWKEPESSRGTGEITSITEEDDILSVFDHQHIDNDI from the exons ATGGACAGAGGGAAAGGTTCTCTTGAAGAAACACCAACATGGGCTGTCTCAACTATTTGCTTGTCCTTCTTTCTGCTATCTTTTATGATTGATGCTGGTCTCCACTATCTAACTGAG TTTCTCAGGAAAAGGAGCAGAAAAGCCCTATATAGTGCTTTGGTCAAGATCAAAACAG AAATGATGAATTTCGGATTCATATCATTGCTTCTTGAAATAATGGAAGGACCCATATCAAAAATTTGCATCACTCAAGCTGTGGCAAATTCTTTTCATCCATGCAAAGATCCTGTCAAGTTATTAGAACCAGTTTTCTCATCAGAGACACAAATTTCAGGATCAAATTCCAGTGCAATACTTTCTAATGAAATCATGGATGATAATTACTGTGAATCAAAG GGAATGGTTTCTCTAGTGTCAAGGGAAGGAACCATGCATCTAAATGTCTTCATCTCTTTCTTAGCAGTGTTTCATGTTTTGTACTGCATATTAACTATGTGTCTTGGGATGGCCAAG ATGAGTAAATGGAAAGCATGGGAGGAAGAGACTTGGACACTTCATCATCAGATTGCTAATG ATGCAAGGAGATTTCGGCTTACCCGCCAAACATCTTTTGGGAGACGTCATCTGAAGTTCTGGAGTAATCACCCCCTCTTACTTTGGCTG GCTTGCTTCGCTCGACAATTCAGTGGTTCAGTCTCAAAAACTGATTACTTAACCCTTCGCAATGGGTTCATTAGG GCCAATGTGGCTGCAGGCAGCAATTTCAACTTCCACAAACTTCTTACCAGGGcttttgatgatgattttgagCAGATTGTTGGAATCAG GTTCTACATCTGGATCTTTTCCATACTATTCATATTTTTCAGCGCAAATG aattttatAATTACTGTTGGCTACCCTTTATTCCCCTGGTG ATTGTTCTGGTTGTGGGGACAAAGCTGGAAGTCACATTAACCAAAATGAGTATGGAGAGTTGCAAGGAAAACCCTGTGACTCAAGGAACTTTTCTTGTGAAGCCTAGTGATGATTATTTCTGGTTTGGTCAACCCAATTGGCTTCTCCATCTCCTCCAGCTCAACCTGATCCAG AACTCCTTTCAGTTGGCATTTTTCATCTGGACATGG TACGAGTATGGCCTAAGGTCTTGCTTCAATGAAAAAACGGAGGACTTCACCATAAGAATTACCATGGGCATAGCTGTGCAGCTCATTTGTGGTTATGTCACCCTGCCTCTTTATGCACTTGTCACCCAG ATGGGCTCTAGCATGAAGACCGCAGTGTTTACCGAGCGCGTAGTTAGAGGTCTCAAAAATTGGCAGAAGAATGCCAGACGCAGCCTTTCCAAAAATCGATCCACTTCAAGTATacactcattaaattcattgCCTCCTGACATTGCTGACACTTCAATAACAGGAatacaaaggaaaaatctcccAGACTATGAACACCGTCCTCCATTAGAAGTCATGAGCCCTTCTTCCTCAGCCCCAGAAATCACAGAACAGGAAGTGCATTCCTCCAATACTCCTAACCCAGCTATAACAATCCTTTCAACTACAGAAATCACCAAAGAGGAAGCAAATCCAGTGATCATAACCAGAGGAACCTACAATGGTGAGATCTCCTTTGGGAGCAGCTGGAAAGAACCAGAAAGTAGTAGGGGCACGGGAGAAATCACTTCAATCACCGAAGAAGATGACATTTTATCTGTCTTCGATCACCAGCACATTGATAATGATATATAA